A genomic stretch from Burkholderia pyrrocinia includes:
- the rpe gene encoding ribulose-phosphate 3-epimerase encodes MTQFRIAPSILSADFARLGEEVRNVVAAGADWIHFDVMDNHYVPNLTIGPLVCEAIRPHVQVPIDVHLMVRPVDRIVPDFAKAGANLISFHPEGSDHIDRTLSLIRDHGCKAGLVFNPATPLNYLDHVMDRLDFVLLMSVNPGFGGQSFIPETLNKLREARARIDAYTERTGREILLEVDGGVKTDNIAEIAAAGADTFVAGSAIFGKPDYRKVIDEMRAALATVERS; translated from the coding sequence ATGACCCAATTCCGCATCGCTCCCAGCATCCTGTCGGCCGATTTCGCACGGCTCGGCGAAGAAGTCCGCAACGTGGTCGCCGCCGGCGCCGACTGGATCCACTTCGACGTGATGGACAACCATTATGTGCCGAACCTGACGATCGGCCCGCTCGTGTGCGAAGCGATCCGCCCGCACGTGCAGGTGCCGATCGACGTGCACCTGATGGTACGCCCGGTCGACCGGATCGTGCCCGATTTTGCGAAGGCCGGTGCGAACCTGATCAGCTTCCACCCGGAAGGCTCCGATCACATCGACCGCACGCTGTCGCTGATCCGCGACCACGGCTGCAAGGCCGGCCTCGTATTCAACCCGGCCACGCCGCTGAACTACCTCGACCACGTGATGGACCGCCTCGACTTCGTGCTGCTGATGTCGGTCAACCCCGGCTTCGGCGGCCAGTCGTTCATTCCGGAAACGCTGAACAAGCTTCGCGAAGCACGCGCACGTATCGACGCGTACACCGAGCGCACGGGCCGCGAGATCCTGCTCGAGGTCGACGGCGGCGTGAAGACCGACAACATCGCGGAAATCGCGGCGGCCGGTGCCGACACCTTCGTCGCGGGTTCGGCGATCTTCGGCAAGCCCGACTACCGCAAGGTGATCGACGAGATGCGCGCCGCGCTCGCCACCGTCGAGCGGAGCTGA
- the apaG gene encoding Co2+/Mg2+ efflux protein ApaG produces the protein MSQYQFTVSVKTSYLPEQSDPDRRQYAFAYTLTIRNTGQVAAQLIARHWIITDSESHVQEVKGLGVVGHQPLLQPGEHFEYTSWAVIATPVGTMRGAYFCVAEDGERFEAPVDEFALHMPRTLH, from the coding sequence ATGAGTCAGTATCAGTTCACCGTTTCGGTGAAAACCAGCTACTTGCCGGAACAATCCGACCCCGATCGCCGTCAATACGCATTCGCGTACACGCTGACGATCCGCAACACGGGGCAGGTCGCGGCGCAGCTGATCGCGCGTCACTGGATCATCACGGACAGCGAGAGCCACGTGCAGGAAGTGAAGGGGCTCGGCGTCGTCGGGCATCAGCCGCTGCTGCAGCCGGGCGAGCATTTCGAATACACGAGCTGGGCCGTGATCGCGACGCCGGTCGGCACGATGCGTGGCGCGTACTTCTGCGTGGCGGAGGACGGCGAGCGTTTCGAGGCACCGGTCGACGAGTTTGCGCTGCACATGCCGCGCACGCTGCATTGA
- the mltA gene encoding murein transglycosylase A, with product MWFGPRLAGWVAAAAAAALLAACGGAPTRTSALKPPTGTAIVSGQVAAKRLTPVAWQQVPGWQDDSLLGATAALRQNCARLARQPAWQRACAAADRLDELDVSSARTFFETYFTPFQLANTDGTLDGLVTGYYEPLLHGSRVRRGPYQYALYRWPAGYRAGAALPARAQLERAGILNGNELVWVDDPIEAFFLQVQGSGRVLLDDGSVMRVGFGGTNNQPYRSIGKWLLDRGELTPAQATMQGIKAWAKANPNRVDALLDTNPRFVFFRDMPTKEDAPHGGADGPIGALGVPLTAERSIAVDPSSIPLGTPVFLQTTRPLTNTPMNRLVFAQDTGSAIKGGVRADYFWGLGDDAGDQAGRMKQVGRMWLLFPNS from the coding sequence ATGTGGTTTGGGCCCCGGCTAGCCGGCTGGGTTGCGGCGGCCGCGGCGGCGGCGCTGCTTGCAGCGTGCGGCGGCGCGCCGACGCGAACGTCTGCGCTGAAACCGCCGACCGGCACGGCGATCGTGTCGGGGCAGGTTGCCGCGAAGCGGCTCACGCCGGTTGCATGGCAGCAGGTGCCGGGCTGGCAGGACGATTCGCTGCTCGGCGCGACGGCTGCGCTGCGGCAGAACTGCGCGCGGCTAGCGCGCCAGCCGGCCTGGCAGCGCGCTTGTGCGGCCGCCGACCGGCTCGACGAACTCGACGTCAGCAGCGCACGCACCTTCTTCGAAACGTATTTCACGCCGTTCCAGCTCGCGAACACCGACGGCACGCTCGACGGGCTCGTGACCGGCTATTACGAGCCGCTGCTGCATGGCTCGCGCGTGCGCCGCGGCCCGTATCAATACGCGCTCTATCGCTGGCCGGCCGGTTATCGCGCGGGCGCCGCGCTGCCTGCGCGCGCGCAGCTCGAGCGCGCGGGCATCCTGAACGGCAACGAACTCGTGTGGGTCGACGATCCGATCGAGGCGTTCTTCCTGCAGGTGCAGGGCTCGGGGCGCGTGCTGCTCGACGATGGTTCGGTGATGCGGGTCGGCTTCGGCGGCACCAACAACCAGCCGTACCGCTCGATCGGCAAGTGGTTGCTCGATCGCGGCGAGCTGACGCCCGCACAGGCGACGATGCAGGGTATCAAGGCGTGGGCGAAGGCGAATCCGAACCGCGTCGATGCGTTGCTCGACACGAATCCGCGGTTCGTGTTCTTCCGCGACATGCCGACCAAGGAAGACGCGCCGCACGGCGGCGCGGACGGCCCGATCGGCGCGCTCGGCGTGCCGCTGACGGCGGAGCGGTCGATCGCGGTCGATCCGTCGTCGATCCCGCTCGGCACGCCCGTGTTCCTGCAGACCACGCGTCCGCTGACGAATACGCCGATGAACCGGCTCGTGTTCGCGCAGGATACGGGCTCCGCGATCAAGGGCGGCGTGCGGGCCGACTATTTCTG